In one Canis lupus dingo isolate Sandy chromosome 16, ASM325472v2, whole genome shotgun sequence genomic region, the following are encoded:
- the LEPROTL1 gene encoding leptin receptor overlapping transcript-like 1, giving the protein MAGIKALISLSFGGAIGLMFLMLGCALPIYNQYWPLFVLFFYILSPIPYCIARRLVDDTDAMSNACKELAIFLTTGIVVSAFGLPIVFARAHLIEWGACALVLTGNTVIFATILGFFLVFGSNDDFSWQQW; this is encoded by the exons ATGGCCGGCATCAAAG CTTTGATTAGTTTGTCCTTTGGAGGAGCAATTGGGCTGATGTTTTTGATGCTTGGATGTGCCCTTCCAATATACAA ccaaTACTGGCctctctttgttctgtttttttacaTCCTTTCACCTATTCCATACTGCATAGCGAGAAGATTAGTGGATGACACAGATGCTATGAGTAACGCTTGTAAGGAACTTGCCATATTTCTTACAACAGGCATTGTTGTCTCAGCTTTTGGGCTCCCTATTGTGTTTGCCAGAGCACATCTg ATTGAGTGGGGAGCTTGTGCACTTGTTCTCACAGGAAACACAGTCATCTTTGCAACTATACTGGGCTTTTTCTTGGTCTTTGGAAGCAATGATGACTTCAGCTGGCAGCAGTGGTGA